In Paenibacillus sp. BIC5C1, a genomic segment contains:
- a CDS encoding peroxiredoxin: MAERLVGRPAPDFAMETVSGDGQDFGSVKLSDYRGKWLVFFFYPLDFTFVCPTEITALSDAAEQFKALDTEVLGVSVDSVHSHKAWINTPKDSNGLGQLNFPLASDITKQVAKDYGILIEEEGVALRGLFIIDPEGELKYQVVNHNDVGRSVEETLRVLQALQSGGLCAMNWKPGDSNL; this comes from the coding sequence ATGGCAGAACGTTTGGTTGGTAGACCCGCACCGGATTTTGCAATGGAAACAGTATCGGGAGATGGACAAGACTTTGGTTCCGTAAAACTGTCCGATTATCGTGGCAAATGGCTCGTATTTTTCTTTTATCCTTTGGATTTCACTTTTGTGTGCCCAACTGAAATTACAGCTTTGAGTGATGCTGCTGAGCAATTCAAAGCTTTGGATACTGAAGTTCTTGGCGTGAGCGTTGACTCCGTACACAGCCACAAAGCTTGGATCAACACACCTAAAGACAGCAATGGTCTTGGTCAATTGAACTTCCCACTTGCTTCCGATATCACGAAACAAGTTGCTAAAGATTATGGCATTCTGATCGAAGAAGAAGGCGTTGCACTGCGCGGCTTGTTCATCATCGATCCAGAAGGCGAATTGAAATACCAAGTCGTTAACCACAATGATGTAGGCCGTAGTGTTGAAGAAACACTTCGTGTACTGCAAGCTCTGCAATCCGGTGGATTGTGTGCAATGAACTGGAAGCCAGGCGACAGCAATCTGTAA
- a CDS encoding ATP-binding protein, whose protein sequence is MISEFQDTVPRPTDGFPPVHLDNNKYENVLEHLDSGIMLFDSNGVLTFINVQMAKLLELPRSLLSGCTLMQMLHHPQMSRFKKKKILRIYRETIFHRKRYHELIDEYGRHWLVTVTYGDQMDGDFLFSVKDVSDYKQIEQTAYQNDKLAMLGRISASIAHEIRNPLTAIRGFIQLLRPHLLQLGKDEYARIILTEIDRANDIIYEFLNSSKPSAPQKTIMSVNSLLKEVVLLTESEGLMKGCEITLDEAEVPLNVSIDVKQIKQVILNMVKNAMDAIEDVGEEHTGLIQISTGTENKYVQISIADNGQGMDHNTLVRLFDPFFTTKESGTGLGLSVSYRIIKNHGGNISVDSKKGEGTRFIIMLPLV, encoded by the coding sequence ATGATTAGTGAATTTCAGGATACAGTGCCTCGACCAACGGATGGATTCCCGCCTGTACATCTGGATAACAACAAATATGAGAATGTCCTGGAGCATCTGGATAGCGGAATAATGTTGTTTGACAGTAATGGTGTATTGACGTTTATTAACGTTCAGATGGCAAAATTGTTGGAGCTTCCTAGGAGTCTATTGAGCGGCTGCACCCTGATGCAAATGCTGCATCATCCACAGATGAGCCGATTCAAGAAAAAGAAAATTTTACGCATCTATCGGGAAACTATCTTTCATCGTAAGCGCTATCATGAACTGATTGACGAGTATGGCAGGCATTGGCTGGTTACAGTAACGTATGGGGATCAGATGGATGGGGACTTCCTCTTCAGTGTGAAGGATGTTTCCGATTATAAACAGATTGAGCAGACCGCTTATCAAAATGACAAACTTGCAATGTTGGGGCGGATTTCGGCATCGATTGCCCATGAAATTCGCAATCCTTTGACGGCTATCCGCGGATTTATCCAGTTGCTTCGTCCTCATTTGCTACAATTGGGGAAAGACGAGTACGCTCGAATCATTCTAACGGAGATTGACAGAGCGAACGACATTATCTACGAATTTCTAAATTCCTCGAAACCGTCAGCTCCTCAGAAGACCATTATGTCTGTTAACTCTTTGCTCAAAGAGGTGGTCTTGCTGACAGAAAGCGAAGGATTAATGAAGGGGTGCGAGATTACCCTGGATGAAGCAGAAGTCCCGTTAAATGTGTCCATTGATGTCAAACAGATTAAGCAGGTCATTTTGAATATGGTTAAAAACGCAATGGATGCCATCGAGGATGTGGGAGAAGAGCATACTGGCTTGATTCAGATCTCTACGGGAACCGAGAACAAGTATGTGCAGATCTCCATTGCTGATAATGGACAGGGGATGGACCACAACACTCTTGTGCGCCTGTTTGACCCGTTTTTCACCACCAAAGAGAGCGGAACAGGATTGGGGCTATCCGTGAGTTATCGCATTATCAAAAATCACGGAGGCAACATCTCTGTGGATAGCAAAAAAGGGGAAGGCACCCGGTTCATCATTATGCTTCCTTTGGTGTAA